A genome region from Pseudomonadota bacterium includes the following:
- the nuoE gene encoding NADH-quinone oxidoreductase subunit NuoE produces MTIDLARVDAIVARVGKDASKAIPILQAVQEELRYVPLEAIERIAATTEMTESQLFGVATFYAQFRLKPVGERLVRVCHGTACHVGGAVGISEAMEARLGVKDGENTPDLRYTLESVACVGCCSLAPVVMVDKRTFGKLDRKKAAQIIDDLEAGKGGAR; encoded by the coding sequence ATGACCATCGATCTTGCGAGAGTCGACGCCATCGTCGCGCGCGTCGGGAAGGACGCGTCCAAGGCGATCCCGATCCTGCAGGCCGTGCAGGAGGAGCTCCGGTACGTGCCGCTCGAGGCGATCGAGCGGATCGCCGCGACCACGGAGATGACCGAGTCGCAGCTCTTCGGCGTGGCGACCTTCTACGCCCAGTTCCGCCTGAAGCCCGTGGGCGAGCGGCTCGTGCGTGTCTGCCACGGCACCGCCTGCCACGTGGGCGGCGCCGTGGGGATCAGCGAGGCGATGGAGGCGCGGCTCGGCGTCAAGGACGGCGAGAACACGCCCGACCTCAGGTACACGCTCGAGTCGGTCGCGTGCGTCGGCTGCTGCTCGCTCGCGCCCGTCGTCATGGTGGACAAGAGGACGTTCGGCAAGCTCGACCGCAAGAAGGCGGCGCAGATCATCGACGACCTCGAGGCCGGGAAGGGGGGTGCGCGATGA